The Vibrio diazotrophicus DNA window TATGATTCTGAAGATGTGTTCTATACCAATCAGGAAACAGGATTTCCTTTGGCCGCGTTATCATCTGTCGTTGCAGAAATTGAGAAATTGCCCGGTATTCGTATTGCGGGATTAACTCATTTTCCTTGCTTATTGGCGGATAAAGAACAAGTGATGCCAACACCCAATGCACATACCGCCGCTATTGCGGCTCAACAGTGCAGAGATTTGGGGATTGAGGTAGAGCAACTTAATTTGCCTTCAATGACCTGCTGCTCCTCAATGTCAACGCTTTCTCAGCTAGGAGCAACTCATGGTGAACCTGGTCATGCACTAACCGGAACAACGCCACTGCATCAATTTGAGCAACCTCAGCCAGAAACAATTGCGATGTTGTACTTGAGCGAAGTGTCGCATCATCATCAAGGAAAGAGTTATTGCTTCGGCGGTGGCTATTATCGACGTGGCCATATGGAAAACGCCTTGATTTGGCCGCAGGTGGGATTTCCCGCCGTTAAGTGTCAAGTGCACAATGAGAATCAAGCCAGTATTGACTACCACTTGCGTTTATCAGGCATCGCTCCTGTTGGCTCACCCGTGGTCATGGCATTTCGAACTCAGGTTTTTGTTACCCGAAGCGATGTTGTCATTGTTTCTGGAATACATCATGGCCAGCCTAGAGTAATTGGTGTCTGGGATTCACTAGGCAATGAGGTGGCACATGGCTAGATTTATCGTTGTTGTGCTTGATGGCTTTGGCGTGGGAGAAATGCCTGATGTGGCTATGGTCAGGCCGTTTGATTGCGGCGCAAACACAGCAGCCAAGCTATTGAATCATTTCCCCTTAAAACGTTTACCCACGTTAGAAAAGCTTGGGCTAATTAATTTGGTTCCCGGAACCAATAGCATTATGTCCCAAAGCTCAACGGCGAACTATGGTATGGCTCAACTTGCCCATTTTGGTGGTGATACTTTTATGGGACATCAGGAGATTATGGGGACGCTGCCACAAAAGCCTCTTGAAGCACCGTTTCAAGAGGTTATCGCCCAGATTGAAGATGCACTTTCAACAGCGGGTATCCAACATCAAAGAGTTTGGCGTGATGATCTCTCAGCGCTGGTGGTCGAAGACGCTATTTTTATTGGAGATAATTTAGAAGCGGATTTGGGACAGGTGTATAACCTTTGCGCCAACTTCGATCAGATAAGCTTTGAGCGCCTAAAACAGATCGCGGAAGTCGTTCGGGGTGCCAATAATGCAGGGCGTAATATTGTCTTCGGTGGACATGTGGGCAATTTTGAGCAGATCACCAACGCGATAGAAACGCGTAATGATCCAAGTGGAGCTCCGGCATTTATCGGCACCAACACACCAGATACTGGGGTCTATGAGCAAGGGTTTGAAGTGGTTCACCTTGGCTATGGCGTCGATCGGTTTACTCAGGTTCCCCATTTGCTCAAGCAGCAGAATGTCGATACCTGGTTATATGGAAAAGTCGCAGACATAGTGCAAAACCCTGAGGGGACTTCTTACTGTTCGGTTGTCGATACCGATAGCTTGTTTTCTCTGTTAGTTGCTGATCTTAGTCGTTTTGATGATGGCTTCTTTTGCTTGAATGTTCAGGAAACAGATTTGTCAGGTCATCAACAGGATCCGCGCCAGTATTGGAAAGTGCTGGAACGCGCTGATCGAGGGATTAATCAAGTCCTCGAAATGATGAACGCAGAAGATGTGCTTATTGTTATGGCGGATCATGGCAATGACCCATTTATTGGCCATAGCCGACATACGCGGGAGCAAGTGCCGTTGATGCTGGTTAAGCAGGGTATAGAAGGGCGATATTTAGGTTTGCGTAGTTCTCTTGCGGATGTTGGTGCCAGTGTTACCGAGTTCTTTGGTGCAAGCTCCCCTCAAAGTGGGTGTTCATTTATCAATGTGTTGCAGGACTAGGATTCAATGCGCGCTTTGCATCTGGTTATAGCTATGACGAGTAAGATCAAAGGCACCTTTTAAGGTGCCTTTTCTTCTGTAATAAAACAACAATGAAAGCCATTTGGAATGAAGGAGGCGGATGAAGATTAAGAGCAGTCAAACTAACTTGCTGAGTAGCTCTTTTAAGCCGTTTCTCGCCCACTTTTTACCTAAGTAAGTTTCAAGGTGTTGTTCTGCAAAGCGCAAGAAACCAAGTGCTGCCGGAGCAAGATGCCGATCGTTACGGGCAATAAAGTACCAGTGGCTTTCAATTGGAAAATCCTCAACATCTAAAGCGACGATGCTTTGGTCATGTGCAGGAAGCACATGGCTGGACAATACCGCTAATCCCATACCAGAGCTGACGCCCACTCGAATCGCTTCATTACTGGCCATTTGCAAGCTACTGGACAACGTCATCCCATGTGTTTGCAACCAGCTTTCAAACAACATACGCGTTGCCGAACCTTGCTCACGTAGCAAAAATCGATGTTGCTTCAGATCGGAAAAGGAAATTTTGCGTTGCCGAGCCAAGGGGTGGTCTGCGGGAGCAACCAGAGTTAATGGGTTTAACAAAAAGCGTCCAGCACATGCATGTTCAAGTGAAGGGGGGTGACTAAACACGTACAAATCATCCTGCCCCTGTTCAAAGCGTCGTAAAACTTGCTCTCGGTTTCCTATTTCTACTTTGATATCGACGGCGGGAAATCGCTGACTAAATGGCCCGAGAAGGCGAGGCAATATGTATTGCGCGGTACTCACCATGGCAATACTAAAATGACCACTTTGCCCAGCTTGAACGGAATCTAGGTATTGGTTGAAGTCATTGAAATTACTTAAGGTTTGTTGACAGATGCGATACAACTCTTGTCCGGTATCGGTCGCGACAACTTTGTTGTTTTCTAAAGTGTATAAGGGATCATCTATCGCTTCCCGAAGTCGCTTGAGTTGTAGGGAAACAGTGGGTTGAGTGAGATGCAGACGTTTAGCACTCTCACTGATAGAGCCAGTTTGAATGACATCCACGTAAACCTGCAATAAACGAAAAGTAAGGTGACGAATGTTCATGGTTTACTTTTAACTATTGATAATTATCTATGGATGGTTATCAATATTTTTATTTCTGTCAATGATGAATCTCCCCTATTATCCCGCCCAGAATGAAAACTGTAATAAAACAACACCAAACAAAAGGAAGATAAATGCCAGATATCGTTGTAATGTTTTTTGTGTTGGGCTTATTTGCCGGTTTAGTCCGTTCAGATCTGACCATCCCTAAAGCTATGTATGAGATGTTAAGTTTATTGCTGATGCTGACCATTGGCCTTAAGGGCGGGATGGCTCTCCATGGCAATGTGAGCTGGGGACTTGTACCTGAAATGGCTGCCGTATTGATGATCGGTGCTCTGATTCCATTAAGCTTCTTCCCAATTTTACGAAAAATTATTGGCTTAAATTTGGCAGACAGCGCCAGTATCGCAGCGCACTATGGCTCTGTGAGTGCTGGTACTTTTGCCGTAGCTTTGGCGTACACACAAGCGCAACAGCTCGTCGTTGGAGCCGAAGTCACTCTGTATTTGGTCTTAATGGAGCTTCCCGCCATCATCGTTGGTTTGTTGTTATACCGTCGTCACAGCTCTGCATTACCGAATGCGAAGCCGGTTTCTATTGGTGCGCTTTGGCATGAAGCATTAACCAACAAAGGCGTTATATTGCTGGTGGGTGGCGTGATTATCGGTCTAATGTACGGCAGTAAAGAAGGCGCTCCGGTAACTGATTTGTTGATGGGCGGTTTTAAAGCGGTACTGGCTCTATTCCTATTGGAAATGGGTATCACGGCTGCGCATACACTCAGACCTTTACCTGTCCAGCAATGGCGATTGATGGTCTTTGCACTCTGTGCTCCTATGTGTTTAGGTTCAATCGGCGTGGTGATTGGCGGTCTACTTGGTTTAAGCGAAGGGTCGATAGTGATACTTGCCAGCTTAACAGCCAGCGCGTCCTATATTGCTGCTCCTGCTGCGATTAAAGCGGCAATACCTGAAGCTAACATAGGTCTTGCGATGTTGAGCTCTCTGGGTTTGACATTCCCATTCAACGTATTGCTAGGAATTGGCTTGTATCATCAACTCGTGCCGATATTAACTTAGAGGGTTTGGCTTAATTACGCGGTTTCACCTCAGTGCTGATGTTTGATCTTCACTGAGGTGAATTGAGTTTCTGTAACCATAAGCTCGACGTTCGCACTTTGGCACTATCATTCCTGTGCTTTGCCTATAGAAGCGACTAAATACTAACGAATTCATTCTATATAAATTCCACATGTCCTACTGAAGCAGCTATGCTATACTCCGCCTCCAAATTTTATGTAAGGACTAAACCATGAGTCTGAAGAACGACATTCAACAACTGAACAATCGCATCGATACTTGCCATCACAAGTTGGATGCAGCCAAGACTCGCGGCGATAGTGCGATGATCACAAAATTTACCGATGACATCGATAGACTAACTAAGCAGCTAAAAAGCTTGAAGCACAAAGCTGAGTACGATCTCAATAAAGAGCGTAAAGAGTTATCGGATATGGCTTTCTCTCGTGAAATCACGAAAGAAGAGCAAGCGGATTTAGGTAAGCTTAAGAAGAAAGTAAAAGGTTTAGTGGTTGTTCACCCAATGACGAAAATTGGTAAAGCCATGCGCATTGAAGTGATGACAGGTTTCGCGCCAAAACCTTTCTAACCTTAAGAAAGAATATAAAAAGAGCCAGCATTTGCTGGCTCTTTGCGTTCTACTTGAATCAATATCCCATCAACTGCAGCAGATTCTCAGCGGTGTGAACCGCTTCTTTACGGTTAGCGATGTTAAGTTTCTGATACAGATTGCGAATGTGAGTTTTGATGGTTGTTCCAGCCACATCAAGTTCCTGTGCAATTTGTTCATTGCTGAAACCGGAATAGATCAAACCTAACACTTGCCATTCACGTTGAGTTAGTGGGCTAGTACGTACTAACTCTGGAATGTTCGGGTGATTGATCAGTTTCTCTACAAACTCTTCATCAAAATGCACAGAACGGCTGCGTTGGGTGGTTGAAATCTCTTTCATTAACTGTTGCGCACGGTGGCGTTCTAAATCGCCCAGCTCACCGCGTTGAATCAGTTTCTCCAACACATGACCCACTTTGGCGCCGTCGATCAGGAAGTTGCCAATCATACCGGTTTGGTTAGTGAGAGCTAACGCTTGCTTAAGCTTATCGCGTGCTTCCTCTTCTTTACCAAGAGTCGTTGCCAGAATCGACTCAACAATCAGGTTACGGTTGATATCGGTAATTAACTGATACTTCTTCGCTTCTTCTTGCATGAATTCCAACGTTTGCTGGGCTTCTTCCATCATGTCTAAGTTAATTTGAGCACGGGCAATATTGCGCCATTGCAGTTGAGAGAAGTGGTTACAGGCTCTTTCTGGGCGAGTAGAAGTATTCAGCCAATTCTGAATCGAATCCATATCACCGCGAGCTTGCCAGTAAAGCAGCAATGAAAGCGACGCGTTTGCTGTCCAGTCTACGTGATAGCTAGACTGCTTCATCAGGTGCAGAATCTGCTCAATAAAGCGACTGGCTTTGTCCAGTTCGCCACGGCCAACCGAGATGCGCGCCAGCATAGAATAACTGTGCAGATGTTTACTTGGCGAGTGATTGCCGAGAACGTCCAACCCTTTGTAGGCGCACTCTTCGGCTTCATCCAAACGGTTCCAACACCAGAGAATTTGTGCACGTACTCGCAACAAAAATTCATGCAATGGCAACTGGTGAAGTTGATGTTCTTCAATCAGTTTGAACGCATTGTCCTGAACTTCATAAGCGGCTTGAACATAACCCTGAGCAATCAGAATTTCGCTTTGCTGCAATAATGCCCAAAGCGCTTGATGATAAACCTGATACTGGCGAGCCAGTTTCTCGGTCTGCTGCATCATTGGCAGAGCACGGCTGAGTTGACCTAATACGTGGTTGACTTCACCCACAACGGACGTTGCCACAATTCGGCTGCGATAAATGGTGTTATCGAGCTGGCTTAAAGCTAATTCAGCGAGCTCTAAAGCTTTTTCCGGTTCGTTTTGGTTAATCGCAACCTGAGCACGTAATGCGTTGAATTCACCTTGCTCTTTACTCGACAGTTCCACATTAAGCTTTGCCATCTCTTCATCAGCTTTGGAAAGCAGGGCACCGACATCGTTGTATCTGTGCTGACTTTGAGCGAGCCAAGCTTGAAGCATGCAGAGCTTAGGTTCGCTATAAAGCTGATTAGAAGAAAGCAGGTTGATTGAAGACTCCAACATCTCCAATTCGCCTTGGTTGAACATGCTCCAGCCGTGTTTGCTTAAAATGGTGGCGAGTAAATCGGTATCCTGAGCGATTTTGGCATGACGCAAAGCTTGGTGCGGGTTAGACATTTCCAACCATGCCAGTGACGCTTCGCGGTGTAAGTCGTGTTCTTGCTGTGGAATGCGAGCCAGACGCTGGTGGGCAAGGAACTCACCAAACAAATTGTGGAAGCGATACCAGTTGTGTTCGCCTTCCAACGGGTAAATAAACAAGCCAAAACGGTTTAACGATTCAATCATACTTAACGCGTCGTCACGTTTGGTCAGTGCGGTGACCAGTGAATCGTTGAAATGTTCCAACACTGAACACTGCATCAGGAACTGACGGGTTTCGTTGTCGAGAAGGTCAAATACCTCTTCAACCAAGTAATCCCACAAATGTGCATGATTGAAGTGAGAAACAGATTCCGCACTTTGCTCCAGAGTACGCTTTTGATATTGCGCTTGCAGAGCGATAAGTTGCAACGCTGAAGGCCAGCCTTCCACGTAATCACGTAAGCTGTTTGCTGTAGAGTCGTCAACGCCATCGGTAACTCGTTGATTAAAGAAACGGGTGGTTTCTTCGGTGTCGAATGCCAGCAGTTCGTTACCAATCTCGATCATCAAATCACGCACACGCAAGTTTGCTGTGCCCAGTGGTGGCGCTGCGCGACTGGTCACCACTAAGGTCATGTTGTCCGGCATGTGTTTGATGAAAAAGCGCATCGCTTCATGAATTTCGTCATCAGACAGCAGATGATAGTCATCCAACACCACATAACATTCTTGGTGGTAGTGAGCCATTTCGGTGAACACTTCACTAAACAGTGAATGAATCGAAGAGAACTGACGCTTTTCCGCCAGTTTTTGCGCATTCGGGCAACTTTGATCCGTTGCTTTATTGATCGCTTGTAGAAAATAGTTCAAGAATCGGAAAGGATCGTTGTCACTATCGTCAATGCTGTACCAACCAACGTGAGGTTTATCTGCAAGCCACTGAGCCGCCATGGTAGTTTTGCCATAGCCTGCAGGGGAGCGAAATAGCACTAACTTATAGCATGTGGCGTTATGCAAAATGTCCAGCACTCTTGGGCGAACAATTGCGTTGTGCAGGCGGCCGGGGCGCGTCAGTTTAGAAGGAATCCACATTCTTGATCTCCCTTCGATCAAATAATAAGAGGAGAAAACAGAGATCTCTGTCACTTTTGTGGCAATGATGTTACTTGATGTTTTTCACTACGTTTATTGATCCCTTTCTCGAATCTCGCACTATTCACATTCTTAAGCAGACTACGCCCCTAATTTGTGATTTTGATCAATAAATTTGCTGAGCTATCCGTTTGGTTGACAGGTGGGTTGTACGAAATTTTATGTAATTTGAGTAAAAACGATAATTTTAGTGTGACGAAGTATACATTATGAGCAAAAGGAGCACTGCTTGAATCTCCGAGCTGTTTAAACCCCGTCTAAGGTTATTGAGGCAGTCGTTGTGATCTCAATCACTCAGAATCTCACGGATTGGATTATCAATGAGAGATTGATCACTCCGACTTAAGTGCTACACCCTCTACGCCCTCACTCCTCCTCCTAAATTCATGACAACTTGGGAGGATGTTTACATTTTGTTGTACGGGCAGGATATGGCACAGATGAATTAGAACTGATAAGAGAGATTTCTCGATGAAACCTACGCAACAGAAAACGTTTGATAAAGCAGCGTTCCAAGCGAACGTAAAGCGTAATCTTACCGCGACATACGCGACCACTGTGGAACATGCTTCTAGCCGTTCTTGGTATTTGGCTATGGGTCATGCTCTAGCAGAATTAACAACGTTCGACATGCTTGAAACCGAGCAAGACGAGCGCATCGTTAATGCTAAAAGCTTGAACTACCTATCTCTTGAGTTCCTGATTGGCCGTTTAACAGGTAACAACCTGATTAGCATGGGCCTTTATGAACAGGTTTCTGAAGCGATGGCGGAATTGGGCCAAAACTTAACAGATTTGTTGGAAGAAGAGCGCGACCCTTCATTGGGTAACGGTGGTCTTGGTCGTCTTGCTGCGTGTTTCATGGACTCATGTGCTGCTCAAGAATACCCAACAGTGGGTTACGGTCTTCACTACGAATACGGCTTATTCAAACAGTCTTTTGAGCAAGGTCATCAGAAAGAAGCGCCTGATGCTTGGTGTGGTGTAGAAGGTTACCCTTGGGAAATCGCGCGCCCTGAGCTGAAACAAGAAATCGGCTTCTACGGTCACGTTGAAGTGATCCATGAGAATGGCAAAGAAGTTCGCAAATGGGTTCCTGGCATGTTAGTGCAAGCGATGCCTTGGGATTTACCAATTGTGGGCTACCAAAGCGATACTGTTTATCCACTACGCCTTTGGGAATGTCGTGCCATTGCACCATTCTCACTAGAGAGCTTTAACAACGGTAACTACTTCGAAGCTCAGCACTCTCTGATTGATGCGGGCAACATTACTAAAGTGCTTTACCCGAACGACAACCATGAGAAAGGTAAAACACTGCGCTTGATGCAACAGTACTTCCACAGTGCGGCATCGGTACGTGACATTCTTCGTCGTCATGAAGGTGCTGGTTTTGCACTGGAAGATCTACCGAAGAAAGAGACAATCCAGCTTAACGATACTCACCCAACCATCGCGATCCCTGAATTAATGCGTATTTTGGTCGATGAGCGTGGCCTATCTTGGGAAGCGGCTTGGGACATCTGTTCTAAGACATTCGCTTACACCAACCACACCTTGTTGCCAGAAGCATTGGAAACATGGAGCGAGTCTTTGATTCAGCGTCTGCTTCCTCGTCATATGGAAATCATTTACGAGATCAACCATCGCTTTATGCAGGAAGTTCGCGCGAAATGGCCGGGTGATGTTTCTAAACAACAGAAGCTGTCCATTATTGAAGAAGGCTTCCATCGCATGGTGCGCATGGCAAACCTTTGTGTAGTGGGTTCTTACGCTGTAAACGGTGTTGCTGCTCTGCACTCAGAGCTAGTAAAACGTGACCTGTTCCCTGAGTTCAACGAGCTGTACCCGAGTCGTCTACAGAACGTGACCAACGGTATTACACCTCGTCGTTGGCTGAAATTCTGTAACCCAGCTTTGTCTGCATTGATTACTGAGAAAATTGGTGACCAGTGGCCAGCGCATCTCGACCAACTAGAATCTATTTCTCAGTTCGCTGGTGATACGAAGTTCCAGAAGCAGTTCATGGCAGTGAAGAAAGAGAACAAAGCGCGTTTGGCTAACTGGGTGAAAGAGAACATGGGTATCGAACTTGATACCAATGCGATCTTTGACGTTCAAATCAAACGTCTACACGAATACAAACGTCAGCACCTAAACATGCTGCACATTCTTTCTCTGTACCACCGCATCATCAACGATCCATCTTTTGATGTGCATCCTCGAGTGGTGTTCTTCGCAGCGAAAGCAGCGCCGGGTTACCACCTAGCGAAAGAGATCATTTACGCAATCAACAAGATTGCAGAGAAAGTGAATAACGATCCACGTATCGGTAACAAACTGAAAGTGGTCTTCATTCCTGACTACCGTGTAAGCATGGCGGAGATCATCATCCCTGCGGCTGACGTTTCTGAGCAAATCTCTACTGCAGGTAAAGAAGCATCAGGTACTGGCAACATGAAGATGGCGCTAAACGGTGCGTTAACTATCGGTACGATGGACGGTGCAAACGTTGAGATTCGTGAAGAAGTGGGTGATGACAACATTTACATCTTCGGTCTGGATGTGGATGGCGTAGAGTCACTAAAAGCAAAAGGTTACAACCCTTACGACTACTACAACGCGGATCCATTACTCAAAGCATCAATGGAACTATTGATGTCAGACGAGTTCACTCCGGGTGAGCCAGCGAAGCTTCGCGCAACTTACGACAGCTTGCTTGATGGTGGCGACCCATACCTTGTTCTTGCTGATTTCGCATCGTATGTGAAAGCGCATGAAGACATGGATAAGCAATACCGTGATCAGGCGGGTTGGGCGAAGAAGGCAATATTGAACACCGCTCTGGTGGGCAAGTTCAGCTCTGACCGCAGTATTCGCGATTACGTGAATAATATTTGGCAGCTTGAAGTCGTCAAACGCTAAAAAATAGAACCAAACAGCCAAGGCGTAAGCCTTGGCTGAATGGCTTATAACTCTCAACGAACATATGTTCCAGAATGAATAAAAGCCAAATCGACATAGATTAAATAATTACACACCCTACACATTTGAAGGATTATGCAGTCCCTTCGGAGAGAGCGATGAAAGAACAAAATGCATTAAAACAAGTCGCAGCGATGGCAAAAATTGCCGACAGCTATGTGAGTGCTTGGGGCGATGAAGCAAAAGTAGAAGACGAGACCATTCGTCGTCTTTTGGCTTCTTTAGGTTATGACACGACCAATGATCAAACCTTATTAAAATCGGCTGAGAAAAAACACAAAGCCGATGTGTTGGAAGCGGTATTAGTGATTCGCCAAGGAGAGCCATTAGAGGTGTCTCTTAACCTAGGTTCTAGCGCTCGTGAAAGTGAGTTTGACTGGCGACTAGAAACCGAACAGGGCGAAGTATTCGAAGGCTATCTGCAATCTCAAATCGTTCGTGATGAGCGTGCAGAAGGTGGCCCGCTAGTATTCTCTTTGCCGAACGATCTAGCACTGGGTTACCACAAGCTGTTTGTTTCTCGCAAGCGTCGTAAAGCGCCGTATGAGATGACGGTTATTGTGACGCCAACAGCGTGTTTCAAACAACCTGCTCTGGAAAAAGGCAAGAAGCTTTGGGGACCAAGTGTTCAGCTTTACACTTTGCGCACTCAGCACAACTGGGGTATCGGTGATTTTGGTGACTTGAAACAGTTGGTTGCAGATATCGCATCTCGTGGTGGTGATTTTGTCGGTTTGAACCCAATCCATTCTCTGTTCCCAGCGAACCCAGAAGGGGCGAGCCCATACAGCCCGTCTTCTCGTCGTTGGTTGAACATTCTTTATATTGATGTGAGCTCAGTACCAGAGTTCGCACTAAGTGGTGAAGCACAGCAAAAAGTGGGCAGTGCTGAGTTCCAACAACGTCTGCAAAAAGCACGTGAATCGCATTGGGTGAACTACACCGAAGTCGCGCAAATGAAAATGAGCGTACTGCCATTGTTGTTCACTGAATTTAAAGCCCGTCATTTGGATAAAAACACAGACCGTGCTCGTGCGTTCCTAGACTTTGTGGAAGAGGGCGGTGATAGCCTGTTGCACCAAGCAACCTTTGATGCGCTGCACGCACAATTACATGCAGAAGACAGCAATGTTTGGGGCTGGCCTGTTTTCCCTGAAAAATACCGTCGTTTTGAAAATCCAGCGGTACAAACTTTTATTGAAGACAACCAAGATGACGTACATCTTTACATGTACCTACAGTGGGTTGCTGACACGCAAATCAACGAAGCTCAGGCGCTTGCTGAAGAAAAAGGCATGGCGGTTGGCTTATACCGTGACTTAGCAGTAGGTGTTGCGGATTCTGGCTCTGAAACATGGGCGGATGAAGGTAACCTGATTCTGGATGCGAGCATTGGCGCGCCACCGGATGTTCTTGGTCCACTAGGTCAGAACTGGGGCTTACCACCACTCAACCCACAAGTGCTGCAAGCGACTGGCTATGATGCTTATATCAAGTTATTGCGTGCCAACATGAAACATTGTGGTTCTCTGCGTATCGACCACGTACTTGGTTTATTGCGTCTGTGGTGGATTCCAAAAGGTGAAAACGCGACCAAAGGTGCGTACATCTACTACCCAGTGAAAGACATGTTAGCGATTCTTGCGCTGGAATCTCACCGTCACCAATGCAGTGTGATCGGTGAAGACTTAGGTACTGTACCGGACGAAATCGTGGATCTGCTTCGTGATGCGGGTGTCCACTCATACAAAGTTTTCTTCTTCGAAACATCTAAAGAAGACGGCGGCTTTATTTCTCCTGCTCACTATGCGCCTCAATCCATGGCGGCTTTGTGTACGCACGATATGCCGACTCTGCGTGGTTTCTGGCACTGTGCTGACCTGAAAATGGGTAGCGAAATTGGCTTGTATCCAGACAAAGAACAACTGGCAGAGCTGTTTGAGGATCGTTTGAAGTGCAAACAAGGCATTTTGGACTCTGTGGCTTGGCATGGTTACTTGCCTGAAGGCGTAGGTCGTGATGCAAGTCTGGTTCCTATGGATTCATACCTGAGTGAAGCATTGCAACTGCATGTTGCGGCAGGTTCGTCAGGCCTACTCAGTATTCAGCTTGAAGACTGGTTAGAAATGGATAATCCTGTCAACATTCCGGGAACCGTTGATGAGTATCCAAACTGGCGTCGTAAGTTGTCGATGAATTTGGATGAAATCTTCGCCCGCGAAGATGTGAACCGAATTTCAGCACGTTTAACGGAAACGCGTGCGAAAGCCAGTCAGTAATCGAGCAAGCACTCAGAGGGAAATTAGTGAATTCTTATATTTACACCAAGAAGTTTAAGTTAGGTCACTCTATACCCCTTTTGAGTTCGGTAAGATGAACTTACGCTAGTATGCCCGCCAATGTAGCGGGCATTTTTATTTCTCTGTTGCGCTGGGAGAAGAGTATTGAAAAAAGCTAAAAAGCCTTCGAAAACACAAGTTGCCTATAACCAGCTTTCTCACGCTGGTTTTGCTGATCCATTTGCATTTTTAGGTCCGTTTATTTCTTCTTTTCAAGGAGCACTCCGAGTATGGATGCCGGGTGCTGATAAAGTAGAATTGCTGGTGGAAGGAGAGCCGAGAGTGGCTCTTGAAAGAGAAACCGATGCTGGTTTTGTTCTTAAATCAGACAGAGACCTTCGCTTCACCCATTATTCCCTTGCGATTGACTGGGCGGGTACAGAGCAAATAGTCGATGACCCTTACCAGTACCATGAAATTTATGCCGAATATGATGACCTGCATACTCCGAAAGAGATGTATCGTCATATGGGCTCACAGTTCGTCACGTTAGAACGCGATGGTAAGCAGATCTCAGGTATTCGTTTCCTTGTTTATGCGCCTCACGCTTCGGCGTGTAGTCTGGTTGGCTCATTTAACCAGTGGGACGGCCGTCGCCATCCGATGCAACGTTTAGATTATGGCATCTGGGGGC harbors:
- a CDS encoding glycogen/starch/alpha-glucan phosphorylase; translated protein: MKPTQQKTFDKAAFQANVKRNLTATYATTVEHASSRSWYLAMGHALAELTTFDMLETEQDERIVNAKSLNYLSLEFLIGRLTGNNLISMGLYEQVSEAMAELGQNLTDLLEEERDPSLGNGGLGRLAACFMDSCAAQEYPTVGYGLHYEYGLFKQSFEQGHQKEAPDAWCGVEGYPWEIARPELKQEIGFYGHVEVIHENGKEVRKWVPGMLVQAMPWDLPIVGYQSDTVYPLRLWECRAIAPFSLESFNNGNYFEAQHSLIDAGNITKVLYPNDNHEKGKTLRLMQQYFHSAASVRDILRRHEGAGFALEDLPKKETIQLNDTHPTIAIPELMRILVDERGLSWEAAWDICSKTFAYTNHTLLPEALETWSESLIQRLLPRHMEIIYEINHRFMQEVRAKWPGDVSKQQKLSIIEEGFHRMVRMANLCVVGSYAVNGVAALHSELVKRDLFPEFNELYPSRLQNVTNGITPRRWLKFCNPALSALITEKIGDQWPAHLDQLESISQFAGDTKFQKQFMAVKKENKARLANWVKENMGIELDTNAIFDVQIKRLHEYKRQHLNMLHILSLYHRIINDPSFDVHPRVVFFAAKAAPGYHLAKEIIYAINKIAEKVNNDPRIGNKLKVVFIPDYRVSMAEIIIPAADVSEQISTAGKEASGTGNMKMALNGALTIGTMDGANVEIREEVGDDNIYIFGLDVDGVESLKAKGYNPYDYYNADPLLKASMELLMSDEFTPGEPAKLRATYDSLLDGGDPYLVLADFASYVKAHEDMDKQYRDQAGWAKKAILNTALVGKFSSDRSIRDYVNNIWQLEVVKR
- the malQ gene encoding 4-alpha-glucanotransferase → MKEQNALKQVAAMAKIADSYVSAWGDEAKVEDETIRRLLASLGYDTTNDQTLLKSAEKKHKADVLEAVLVIRQGEPLEVSLNLGSSARESEFDWRLETEQGEVFEGYLQSQIVRDERAEGGPLVFSLPNDLALGYHKLFVSRKRRKAPYEMTVIVTPTACFKQPALEKGKKLWGPSVQLYTLRTQHNWGIGDFGDLKQLVADIASRGGDFVGLNPIHSLFPANPEGASPYSPSSRRWLNILYIDVSSVPEFALSGEAQQKVGSAEFQQRLQKARESHWVNYTEVAQMKMSVLPLLFTEFKARHLDKNTDRARAFLDFVEEGGDSLLHQATFDALHAQLHAEDSNVWGWPVFPEKYRRFENPAVQTFIEDNQDDVHLYMYLQWVADTQINEAQALAEEKGMAVGLYRDLAVGVADSGSETWADEGNLILDASIGAPPDVLGPLGQNWGLPPLNPQVLQATGYDAYIKLLRANMKHCGSLRIDHVLGLLRLWWIPKGENATKGAYIYYPVKDMLAILALESHRHQCSVIGEDLGTVPDEIVDLLRDAGVHSYKVFFFETSKEDGGFISPAHYAPQSMAALCTHDMPTLRGFWHCADLKMGSEIGLYPDKEQLAELFEDRLKCKQGILDSVAWHGYLPEGVGRDASLVPMDSYLSEALQLHVAAGSSGLLSIQLEDWLEMDNPVNIPGTVDEYPNWRRKLSMNLDEIFAREDVNRISARLTETRAKASQ
- the malT gene encoding HTH-type transcriptional regulator MalT, with amino-acid sequence MWIPSKLTRPGRLHNAIVRPRVLDILHNATCYKLVLFRSPAGYGKTTMAAQWLADKPHVGWYSIDDSDNDPFRFLNYFLQAINKATDQSCPNAQKLAEKRQFSSIHSLFSEVFTEMAHYHQECYVVLDDYHLLSDDEIHEAMRFFIKHMPDNMTLVVTSRAAPPLGTANLRVRDLMIEIGNELLAFDTEETTRFFNQRVTDGVDDSTANSLRDYVEGWPSALQLIALQAQYQKRTLEQSAESVSHFNHAHLWDYLVEEVFDLLDNETRQFLMQCSVLEHFNDSLVTALTKRDDALSMIESLNRFGLFIYPLEGEHNWYRFHNLFGEFLAHQRLARIPQQEHDLHREASLAWLEMSNPHQALRHAKIAQDTDLLATILSKHGWSMFNQGELEMLESSINLLSSNQLYSEPKLCMLQAWLAQSQHRYNDVGALLSKADEEMAKLNVELSSKEQGEFNALRAQVAINQNEPEKALELAELALSQLDNTIYRSRIVATSVVGEVNHVLGQLSRALPMMQQTEKLARQYQVYHQALWALLQQSEILIAQGYVQAAYEVQDNAFKLIEEHQLHQLPLHEFLLRVRAQILWCWNRLDEAEECAYKGLDVLGNHSPSKHLHSYSMLARISVGRGELDKASRFIEQILHLMKQSSYHVDWTANASLSLLLYWQARGDMDSIQNWLNTSTRPERACNHFSQLQWRNIARAQINLDMMEEAQQTLEFMQEEAKKYQLITDINRNLIVESILATTLGKEEEARDKLKQALALTNQTGMIGNFLIDGAKVGHVLEKLIQRGELGDLERHRAQQLMKEISTTQRSRSVHFDEEFVEKLINHPNIPELVRTSPLTQREWQVLGLIYSGFSNEQIAQELDVAGTTIKTHIRNLYQKLNIANRKEAVHTAENLLQLMGY